From a region of the Sphaerodactylus townsendi isolate TG3544 linkage group LG09, MPM_Stown_v2.3, whole genome shotgun sequence genome:
- the LOC125439466 gene encoding mas-related G-protein coupled receptor member H-like, translating to MWTNFSRTNQTSVTPAADNYNLTFGEYLEQKTISFLSIFIGLFGFLGNAVVLWLLGFRIKRNSFTIFILNLAVADIGVLISLATFFAVEDPSLNLIYVELIVFTYSTGQFLLTVISIDRCLCVLFPIWHRLHRPSRLSTFVCAAIWVLSFLLSGIHYVLFQTEILENGCRCRFYQFFVSALLCLPLMISSTLTLFINVCFKSQQRRRGKLLRAILLTLLFFLFFAFPLNAAYLNFTLSTDAGPSPMRYGLLCASLNSSINPLIYFLVGRKKRGQSRENWKATFRRILEEDEGQREDLQPNIQPKP from the coding sequence ATGTGGACCAATTTCAGCCGCACAAATCAGACCTCTGTGACTCCTGCGGCAGACAATTATAACCTAACctttggggaatacctggagcaAAAGACTATCTCTTTCCTAAGCATTTTTATTGGCCTTTTTGGGTTTCTGGGGAACGCCGTTGTCCTCTGGCTTCTTGGCTTCCGCATTAAGAGGAATTCTTTCACCATCTTCATCCTGAACCTGGCCGTGGCTGACATCGGAGTCCTCATATCTTTGGCTACATTTTTTGCTGTAGAAGATCCCTCTTTGAACCTCATATACGTGGAGCTCATCGTATTCACATACAGCACCGGCCAGTTCCTACTGACAGTGATCAGCATTGACCGGTGCCTGTGTGTCCTCTTCCCAATCTGGCATCGACTTCACCGACCATCCCGATTGTCCACCTTTGTGTGTGCTGCCATCTGGGTCCTCTCTTTCCTGCTTAGTGGCATTCACTATGTACTCTTCCAGACTGAAATCCTGGAAAATGGTTGCCGTTGCAGGTTCTACCAGTTTTTTGTGAGCGCCCTGCTTTGCCTCCCACTCATGATCAGCTCCACTCTGACCTTGTTCATTAATGTCTGCTTCAAATCCCAACAGCGCCGGAGAGGAAAGCTTTTAAGAGCTATCCTCCttactcttctctttttccttttctttgctttcccGCTGAATGCTGCCTACTTGAACTTTACTTTATCCACTGATGCAGGCCCCTCTCCAATGAGATACGGCTTACTGTGTGCTTCTTTAAATAGCAGCattaacccacttatttatttccTGGTTGGGAGAAAGAAGAGGGGTCAATCAAGAGAAA
- the LOC125439468 gene encoding proto-oncogene Mas-like, with translation MDTALEYDNDLDNISFPNDSIEYDNTFDYESRNNVKVLYLLILVLICLSGAVGNGVVIRLLGFRIKRNPFITYILNLAVADLGVLVSATFHAVSFLLRFHDGFHITYPLFMSLFLLMYSTSQFLLTAISIDRCVAVFFPLWHKCHQPTFLSSVVCALIWVLSFLLTTVTCTLILAGQAGTEVYSQFFVNGLLCLPIMTGTTVALFIKLRFKARQHERRKLLTVILLTLVFFLFFAFPLNTIFILEVFYFNYLSIYVLYSAMLLACLNSSVNPAIYTLVGRQRKSRHKESMKMILQKVFKDEEEGCTERNPS, from the coding sequence ATGGATACTGCCCTGGAATATGATAACGACCTTGATAATATTTCTTTCCCAAATGACAGCATCGAATATGATAATACCTTTGATTATGAAAGCCGGAATAATGTGAAAGTTCTTTATCTCTTGATATTGGTCCTCATCTGCCTTTCGGGAGCCGTGGGGAATGGAGTTGTCATCCGGCTTCTTGGCTTCCGCATTAAGAGGAATCCTTTTATCACCTACATCCTGAACTTGGCCGTTGCTGATCTAGGGGTCCTTGTATCAGCTACGTTTCATGCTGTTAGTTTCTTGTTGAGATTTCATGATGGTTTTCACATTACTTACCCATTGTTCATGTCCCTGTTCTTATTAATGTACAGCACTAGTCAATTTCTACTGACTGCTATCAGCATTGACAGGTGTGTGGCCGTCTTCTTCCCGCTTTGGCATAAATGCCACCAGCCAACATTTTTGTCCAGTGTTGTTTGTGCACTCATATGGGTCCTCTCCTTCCTACTTACAACAGTTACCTGCACTCTCATTTTAGCAGGACAAGCTGGGACTGAAGTATATTCCCAATTTTTTGTGAACGGGCTGCTTTGCCTTCCAATCATGACTGGTACCACTGTGGCCCTGTTCATTAAACTCCGTTTTAAAGCACGGCAGCATGAACGGAGGAAGCTTTTGACCGTCATCTTGCTCACCCtggtcttcttccttttctttgcttttccaTTAAATACCATTTTCATCCTCGAAGTTTTCTATTTCAATTATTTGTCAATATACGTATTATACAGTGCAATGCTATTAGCCTGTCTAAATAGCAGTGTAAACCCAGCTATCTATACCCTGGTTGGGAGACAAAGGAAGTCTAGACATAAGGAGAGCATGAAGATGATCCTCCAGAAAGTTTTCAAGGATGAAGAAGAAGGCTGTACTGAGAGGAACCCCAGTTGA
- the LOC125439469 gene encoding LOW QUALITY PROTEIN: proto-oncogene Mas-like (The sequence of the model RefSeq protein was modified relative to this genomic sequence to represent the inferred CDS: deleted 1 base in 1 codon), whose amino-acid sequence LLFLTCLLGIVGNGTVVWILSFRMKRTPFTTYILNLAIADIGVLILQYIYLFLLKNITLLVMCSHYCITLYNTDQLLLTAISVDRCVAVLYPVWHRCHRRPHLSRTVCVFIWVLSFLLTRAHPIKIPILVAFVCTILNCSVNPLIYFLVGRDKKSRSGLSMKVALQRVFKDEENSRGEEGLQAENQV is encoded by the exons CTCCTATTTCTAACCTGCCTTCTTGGAATTGTGGGGAACGGGACCGTCGTCTGGATTCTTAGCTTCCGTATGAAGAGGACTCCTTTCACAACCTACATCCTGAACTTGGCTATT GCTGATATTGGGGTCCTCATTTTGCAATATATATAT CTATTTCTCCTCAAAAATATTACATTGTTGGTTATGTGCTCTCATTACTGTATAACACTGTATAACACTGATCAGCTTCTCCTGACAGCCATCAGTGTTGACAGGTGTGTGGCGGTCCTCTACCCAGTTTGGCATCGATGCCACCGGAGACCACACTTGTCTAGAACTGTGTGTGTCTTCATATGGGTCCTCTCCTTTCTGCTTA CGAGGGCACATCCGATTAAAATTCCTATACTGGTTGCTTTTGTATGTACAATTCTAAACTGCAGTGTTAACCCGTTAATCTATTTCTTAGTGGGAAGAGACAAGAAAAGCAGATCTGGGCTCTCTATGAAAGTTGCCCTCCAGAGGGTATTCAAGGATGAGGAAAACTCCAGAGGGGAAGAAGGACTCCAAGCTGAAAACCAGGTCTGA